One genomic window of Halobellus limi includes the following:
- a CDS encoding DUF5802 family protein, with the protein MFETFSTGYYLGRLYVEPADRDVPAIQRADHERVNERLYGDEGLFRTDAPLVMKLDSGHIPVLGDDDVPSGTLAVPESVTDGDLPAERDVLLAKSDRAAELLKYSGYRFGDDNAVA; encoded by the coding sequence GGACGGCTGTACGTCGAACCAGCCGACAGGGACGTCCCCGCGATACAGCGGGCGGACCACGAACGGGTGAACGAGCGCCTCTACGGCGACGAGGGGCTCTTCAGAACCGACGCGCCGCTCGTGATGAAACTCGACAGCGGTCACATTCCGGTGCTCGGCGACGACGACGTTCCCTCGGGAACGCTCGCCGTGCCCGAGTCGGTCACCGACGGCGACCTCCCCGCCGAGCGCGACGTGTTGTTGGCGAAATCCGATCGCGCCGCGGAACTACTCAAGTACTCGGGCTATCGATTCGGCGACGACAACGCCGTGGCGTGA